The nucleotide window GTGACCGCCGACTACAAGATCGACGCCTACCGCCTGGCCGGCCTCGGCTTCAACGTGCTCGCGCCCGATCTCTTCAACATGTTCGGCATCGCGGGCACCACCCACATCGGCATGGGCGCGGATCTGCAGGCCAAGCACGGCGACGACGAGTTCCTGGGCAAGATGGACGAGGCCTGGCGCTACCTCATCGACCGCATGGGGACC belongs to Candidatus Methylomirabilota bacterium and includes:
- a CDS encoding dienelactone hydrolase family protein, whose product is MNVVARMVTQEQDGIPGYLAHPDAPGTRPGILMVHHAHGVTADYKIDAYRLAGLGFNVLAPDLFNMFGIAGTTHIGMGADLQAKHGDDEFLGKMDEAWRYLIDRMGT